In a genomic window of Halomonas denitrificans:
- a CDS encoding class I SAM-dependent methyltransferase, protein MASSSANKRTVRQDFGEDPVEVRESDHYRHEYIEQFVDKWDELIDWDARYESEGDFFIRLLKERGAERVLDVATGTGFHSVRLIEEGFEVCSVDGSAEMLAKAFENGKRRGHILRTIQADWRWLNRDVHASYDAVICLGNSFNHLFSERDRRKALAEFYAVLKHDGCLILDQRNYDAILDDGFSTKHKYYYCGNQVSAEPEHVDEGLARFRYEFPDGSVYHLNMCPIRRDYTRKLMQDVGFQKVHTYADFEDERARDTGRSDAPDFYIHVAEKRYEGHETIEDAGDQPIDGAGEA, encoded by the coding sequence TTGGCATCAAGTTCAGCGAATAAAAGAACCGTTCGGCAGGATTTCGGCGAAGATCCCGTCGAAGTCCGGGAGTCCGATCACTACCGGCACGAGTACATCGAGCAGTTCGTCGACAAGTGGGACGAACTGATCGACTGGGACGCCCGCTACGAAAGCGAGGGCGATTTCTTCATCCGGTTGCTCAAGGAGCGCGGCGCCGAGCGGGTGCTCGACGTGGCCACCGGAACCGGGTTCCATTCCGTCCGCCTGATCGAGGAGGGCTTCGAAGTCTGCAGCGTCGACGGGTCGGCCGAAATGCTGGCCAAGGCCTTCGAGAACGGCAAGCGGCGCGGGCACATCCTGCGCACGATCCAGGCCGACTGGCGCTGGCTGAACCGGGACGTGCACGCCAGCTACGACGCCGTGATCTGCCTCGGCAACTCCTTCAACCACCTGTTTTCCGAGCGCGATCGGCGCAAGGCACTGGCCGAGTTCTACGCCGTGCTCAAGCACGACGGCTGCCTGATCCTCGACCAGCGCAACTACGACGCCATCCTCGACGACGGCTTCTCGACCAAGCACAAGTACTACTACTGCGGCAACCAGGTCAGCGCCGAGCCCGAGCACGTGGACGAGGGCCTGGCCCGCTTTCGCTACGAGTTCCCCGACGGCTCGGTCTATCACCTGAACATGTGCCCGATCCGCCGGGACTACACCCGCAAGCTGATGCAGGACGTCGGCTTCCAGAAAGTCCACACCTATGCCGATTTCGAGGACGAGCGTGCCCGCGACACCGGGCGTTCCGACGCGCCCGACTTCTACATCCACGTCGCCGAGAAGCGGTACGAGGGCCACGAGACCATCGAGGATGCAGGTGACCAGCCGATCGACGGGGCGGGGGAGGCATGA
- a CDS encoding methyltransferase domain-containing protein: MNETGYTEAVETARDYYNSADADTFYFHVWGGEDIHVGLYEADNEQLAEPIAEASRRTVRRMAELAGALTPATRVLDLGAGYGGSMRFLAEVYGCRCVALNLAEVENERNRRMNLEAGLERNIEVVDGDFTALDFGDAEFDLVWSQDAILHSGDRETVCAEAARVLKPGGRLIFTDPMQTDDAPTDRLQPIYDRIHLGSLASPAFYRETLGRLGLAEMHFDEHPDQLARHYARVREVLIENEGDLREKGVSGAYIERMKSGLTHWIEGGQKGYLTWGIFVFEKGRGD; this comes from the coding sequence ATGAACGAGACCGGATACACCGAGGCGGTCGAGACGGCGCGCGACTACTACAACAGCGCCGACGCCGACACCTTCTATTTCCACGTCTGGGGCGGCGAGGACATCCACGTCGGCCTGTACGAGGCCGACAACGAGCAGCTTGCCGAGCCAATCGCCGAGGCCAGCCGGCGCACCGTGCGGCGGATGGCCGAACTGGCCGGCGCATTGACCCCGGCCACGCGCGTGCTGGACCTCGGCGCAGGCTACGGCGGCTCGATGCGCTTCCTGGCCGAGGTGTACGGCTGCCGCTGCGTGGCGCTGAACCTCGCCGAGGTGGAGAACGAGCGCAATCGTCGGATGAATCTCGAAGCCGGCCTGGAGCGGAACATCGAAGTCGTGGACGGCGACTTCACCGCCCTGGACTTCGGCGACGCCGAGTTCGACCTGGTCTGGTCCCAGGACGCCATCCTGCACTCCGGCGACCGCGAGACGGTCTGCGCCGAAGCCGCCCGCGTGCTGAAGCCCGGCGGGCGCCTGATCTTCACCGACCCGATGCAGACCGACGACGCGCCGACCGATCGCCTGCAGCCGATCTATGACCGCATCCACCTCGGTTCCCTGGCGTCGCCGGCGTTCTATCGCGAGACCCTGGGCCGGCTCGGGCTGGCCGAAATGCACTTCGACGAACACCCGGACCAACTCGCCCGCCACTACGCGCGCGTCCGGGAGGTGCTGATCGAGAACGAGGGCGACCTGCGAGAGAAGGGGGTCAGCGGCGCCTACATCGAACGGATGAAGTCCGGCCTGACTCACTGGATCGAAGGCGGCCAGAAGGGGTACCTGACCTGGGGCATCTTCGTCTTCGAGAAGGGCAGGGGCGACTGA
- a CDS encoding PQQ-dependent sugar dehydrogenase gives MTKRYAFLAFLAALLVVSAHAQDDLPFSVEPIASFDQPWALTFLPDGRMLVTEKSGNLRVVTQEGSMSSPIEGLPDVDYRGQGGLGDVVLHPDYADNGMIYLSYAESGVGDTRGAAVARGVLELGERGGRLTDVEVIWRQYPKVLDDGHYGHRLAFDDDGFLWVSSGDRQKFTPAQDMQSNIGKILRLNEDGSAPEDNPFVNYIEQDPLVDGVGPYDEIWTLGHRNPLGMAFDADGQLWVIEMGPAGGDELNRIVRAENYGYPLVSNGDHYDGREIPDHDTRPEFAAPVITWTPVISPGDLMIYGGDLFEDWRGDAFAAGLSSQAIVHIRFDGDGASEYARYAMGARIRAIEEAPDGSLWVLEDERADSRGRLLKLSPAD, from the coding sequence ATGACCAAGCGATACGCTTTCCTCGCATTCCTTGCGGCGCTGCTCGTCGTCTCCGCACACGCACAGGACGACCTCCCGTTCTCGGTCGAGCCGATCGCGTCCTTCGACCAGCCCTGGGCGCTGACCTTCCTGCCCGACGGCAGGATGCTGGTGACCGAGAAGAGCGGCAATCTTCGCGTGGTGACCCAGGAGGGTTCGATGTCCTCGCCGATCGAGGGACTGCCCGACGTTGACTATCGTGGACAGGGCGGGCTCGGCGATGTCGTCCTGCATCCGGACTACGCCGACAACGGCATGATCTACCTGAGCTACGCCGAGAGCGGGGTCGGCGACACGCGCGGCGCCGCGGTTGCCCGCGGCGTGCTCGAGCTCGGCGAGCGGGGCGGCCGGCTGACCGACGTCGAGGTGATCTGGCGCCAGTATCCGAAGGTGCTCGATGACGGCCACTACGGTCATCGCCTGGCCTTCGACGACGACGGTTTCCTTTGGGTTTCCTCCGGCGACCGGCAGAAGTTCACGCCGGCCCAGGACATGCAGAGCAATATCGGCAAGATTCTGCGCCTGAACGAGGACGGTTCGGCGCCCGAGGACAACCCGTTCGTGAACTACATCGAGCAGGATCCGCTGGTCGACGGCGTGGGGCCCTACGACGAGATCTGGACCCTGGGTCACCGCAACCCGCTGGGCATGGCCTTCGACGCCGACGGCCAGCTGTGGGTGATCGAGATGGGCCCGGCCGGCGGCGACGAGCTGAACCGCATCGTCCGCGCCGAGAACTACGGCTACCCGCTCGTTTCCAACGGCGACCACTATGACGGCCGTGAAATCCCCGACCACGACACGCGGCCGGAGTTCGCCGCGCCGGTCATCACCTGGACACCGGTCATTTCGCCGGGCGACCTGATGATCTATGGCGGCGACTTGTTCGAGGACTGGCGTGGCGACGCCTTCGCGGCCGGCCTGTCCTCGCAGGCGATCGTGCACATCCGCTTCGATGGGGACGGGGCGTCCGAGTACGCGCGCTATGCCATGGGCGCGCGGATCCGCGCCATCGAGGAAGCGCCGGACGGCAGTCTCTGGGTGCTCGAGGACGAGCGCGCGGACAGCCGGGGACGGCTGCTGAAGCTCAGCCCCGCTGACTGA
- a CDS encoding cold-shock protein, with the protein MSNATGTVKWFNEAKGFGFIAQDDGGKDVFVHFSSITGSGFKTLAEGQKVTYDVTDGAKGPQASNVVAI; encoded by the coding sequence ATGAGCAATGCAACGGGTACCGTGAAGTGGTTCAACGAAGCCAAGGGCTTCGGTTTCATCGCGCAGGACGACGGCGGCAAGGACGTGTTCGTCCATTTCAGCTCGATCACCGGATCGGGCTTCAAGACCCTGGCCGAAGGTCAGAAGGTCACCTACGACGTGACCGACGGCGCCAAGGGCCCGCAGGCGTCCAACGTCGTCGCGATCTGA
- a CDS encoding beta-lactamase family protein — MSGRTTALLIQALTLLVLTSTAIAIDREKLDLLQMLRDEHAAQSNTGYVFLMAHEGEVVLADHAGLAVVEHQVPMERNSRFPVMSITKAFIGTALAVAVDRGQVDLDAPIAEYLPDYPGDGADRITLRMLAAHTSGIPHTGHPDRRALYAQHFDDATSAIGVYADRSLAFEPGSDYLYSSSGYNLIAAVLEAVHELPIQRIVGRDVLQPLELVDTDHGSVERPASRLVRNYSHIDLWTYAPSDDLLQVPTWDFSYNHGGGNMVSSADDLLAFGQALLDESPWSEDLKGYWTSRAVPERSRWSLGWILGEDDAGRRTVSITGATPGVQAALYVYPDHELVFVALANCWGRDSADADLVIGAPQRIVDRYLASLEPNP, encoded by the coding sequence ATGTCTGGACGCACAACCGCTTTGCTGATTCAGGCCCTTACCCTGCTCGTGCTCACCAGCACGGCGATTGCGATCGATCGGGAAAAGCTCGACCTGCTCCAGATGCTGCGCGACGAACACGCGGCCCAGTCCAATACCGGGTACGTGTTCCTGATGGCGCACGAGGGCGAGGTCGTCCTGGCCGACCATGCAGGCCTGGCCGTGGTCGAACACCAGGTGCCGATGGAGCGGAATTCGCGCTTTCCGGTGATGAGCATCACCAAGGCCTTCATCGGCACGGCACTGGCCGTCGCGGTCGACCGCGGCCAGGTCGATCTCGATGCACCGATCGCGGAGTACCTGCCGGATTACCCCGGTGACGGGGCCGACCGCATCACGCTGCGCATGCTGGCGGCGCACACCTCGGGTATCCCACACACCGGGCACCCGGATCGTCGGGCGCTGTATGCGCAGCATTTCGACGACGCGACCAGCGCGATCGGGGTCTACGCCGATCGCTCCTTGGCCTTCGAACCCGGCAGCGACTACCTCTACTCCAGCTCGGGCTACAACCTGATCGCCGCGGTGCTGGAGGCCGTGCACGAGCTACCGATCCAGCGAATCGTGGGGCGCGATGTGCTGCAGCCGCTCGAGCTTGTCGACACGGACCACGGCAGCGTCGAGCGGCCCGCATCGCGCCTGGTGCGCAACTACAGCCACATCGATCTCTGGACCTATGCACCCTCGGACGACCTGCTGCAGGTTCCGACCTGGGACTTCAGCTACAACCACGGCGGCGGAAACATGGTCTCCAGCGCCGACGACCTGCTGGCGTTCGGGCAGGCGCTGCTGGACGAGTCTCCGTGGTCGGAGGACCTCAAGGGCTACTGGACGAGCCGCGCCGTGCCGGAGCGCTCGCGCTGGTCGCTGGGCTGGATCCTCGGCGAGGACGACGCTGGACGGCGGACCGTCTCGATCACGGGCGCGACCCCGGGCGTGCAGGCCGCGCTGTACGTCTATCCGGACCACGAACTCGTCTTCGTGGCCCTGGCCAACTGCTGGGGCCGCGACTCGGCCGACGCCGACCTGGTCATCGGCGCGCCGCAGCGGATCGTCGACCGCTACCTGGCGTCGCTGGAACCGAACCCCTGA
- a CDS encoding DUF4281 domain-containing protein, with protein MRQPRKGPSLRLRPEKPHLAACSPRPWRRPLSLRPQTTICGSSDPNALLAAWSRGSRSFDLFIGGWEVRTARREGIAHWMVIPFLALTLFAGPIGLLLFLLLQWMVRARRTPEAQPA; from the coding sequence GTGCGGCAGCCCCGCAAAGGCCCGTCCCTTCGGCTTCGGCCGGAGAAGCCGCATCTCGCGGCTTGCAGCCCTCGGCCGTGGCGACGGCCACTGTCACTCCGGCCGCAAACCACGATCTGCGGCTCCTCCGACCCAAACGCGCTCCTCGCAGCGTGGTCACGAGGCTCCCGGAGCTTCGATCTCTTCATCGGCGGCTGGGAGGTTCGCACGGCCCGGCGCGAAGGCATCGCACACTGGATGGTGATCCCCTTCCTTGCGCTGACGCTGTTCGCCGGCCCGATCGGACTGCTGCTGTTCCTTCTGCTGCAGTGGATGGTGCGCGCACGCCGGACGCCGGAGGCGCAGCCAGCATGA
- a CDS encoding DUF4281 domain-containing protein: MSPETVFEITNPPALVGWLLLLFALLFAPLIPKWSDRIAGYAIPALLALVYAVMLVTYAPDGEGRFGSLNEVMSLFTVPGLVMAGWLHYSGSLVTTLRGRDGVFAGSAVLH, from the coding sequence ATGTCCCCGGAAACCGTGTTCGAGATCACCAACCCGCCGGCCCTGGTCGGCTGGCTCCTGCTGCTGTTCGCGCTGCTGTTCGCGCCGCTGATCCCGAAGTGGTCCGACCGGATCGCGGGCTACGCGATTCCCGCCCTGCTCGCGCTGGTCTACGCGGTGATGCTGGTCACCTATGCGCCGGACGGCGAAGGCCGCTTCGGCAGCCTGAACGAGGTCATGTCGCTATTCACCGTTCCGGGCCTGGTCATGGCCGGCTGGCTGCACTACTCGGGGAGCCTCGTGACCACGCTGCGAGGTCGCGACGGAGTCTTTGCGGGGTCGGCCGTGCTGCACTGA